The following are encoded in a window of Calderihabitans maritimus genomic DNA:
- the cbiE gene encoding precorrin-6y C5,15-methyltransferase (decarboxylating) subunit CbiE — MVSKILVVGVGPGTGEYVTPAARKAVETADVLVGGRRALALFSYLSRPTHQITADLNETIEFIKANFRSKRVAVLVTGDPGCFSLLPLLVKHFGSENLEVVPGISSIQLAFARLKEVWQNVTLVSLHGRGLKELETVEDGSRLAILTDPRHTPAVIGRHLISLGLDDCPVAVCENLGLPEEKIVQTRLYLLPEYQGGENSVVVILDAG, encoded by the coding sequence TTGGTTTCGAAAATACTGGTCGTAGGGGTTGGGCCGGGTACAGGCGAATACGTAACACCTGCTGCCAGGAAAGCTGTAGAAACGGCGGATGTTTTGGTAGGGGGGAGGCGAGCCCTTGCTCTCTTTAGCTACTTGTCCCGGCCTACCCACCAGATAACAGCTGACTTAAATGAAACGATAGAGTTTATTAAGGCCAATTTTCGTAGCAAGAGGGTAGCAGTTCTAGTTACAGGAGATCCAGGTTGCTTTAGCTTGTTACCTCTTTTGGTTAAACATTTTGGCTCGGAAAACCTGGAAGTTGTGCCGGGCATTAGTTCTATCCAACTGGCGTTCGCCCGGCTGAAGGAGGTTTGGCAGAACGTCACTCTGGTAAGTCTGCATGGAAGAGGTCTGAAAGAATTAGAGACGGTAGAGGATGGATCCAGGCTGGCTATTTTAACCGACCCCCGACATACGCCCGCCGTAATCGGCCGGCACTTAATTTCTCTCGGGCTGGATGACTGCCCGGTGGCCGTTTGTGAAAACTTGGGTCTGCCCGAGGAAAAGATTGTGCAAACCCGGCTTTATTTATTGCCGGAATACCAGGGGGGAGAAAATAGTGTTGTGGTGATCCTTGATGCAGGATAG
- the cbiD gene encoding cobalt-precorrin-5B (C(1))-methyltransferase CbiD, with protein sequence MRSKKREKTRKGYSTGSCAAAAAKAAVMMLFGQEKVERVSIDTPAGIRLDLPVEDVEFTPRWSRCCVVKDAGDDPDITNGLRIYATAEPAAEGVKLKRGRGIGIVKKPGLPVPVGEPAINPVPRAMIEKEITSVLPPGRGVEVTISAPGGEVIARRTLNPRLGIEGGISILGTSGLVEPMSEEAFKYSLVGQIRVAVALGLRRLLLTPGRRGQQLAIERYGVKADAVVQMSNFVGFMLEQCVKEGVKEIVLFGHVGKIGKVAAGIFHTHNRVADGRKETIAAYAALEGATPEVIKNILQANTTETIIDILNHYNLERVFSHLAEEASRRARQYIWGELEVGTVLVDREGEILGYDEQAVTIGRRTGWFRKYWS encoded by the coding sequence TTGAGAAGCAAGAAGCGAGAAAAAACCAGGAAAGGGTATAGTACCGGTTCCTGCGCGGCAGCGGCGGCTAAAGCAGCCGTTATGATGCTGTTCGGCCAGGAGAAAGTAGAAAGGGTTAGTATTGATACCCCCGCCGGGATCCGATTAGACCTGCCGGTAGAGGATGTAGAATTTACTCCCCGGTGGTCTCGCTGCTGTGTAGTGAAAGATGCAGGAGATGATCCGGATATAACTAACGGGCTGAGGATCTACGCAACGGCAGAGCCTGCAGCGGAAGGAGTGAAGTTAAAGAGAGGCCGTGGAATAGGAATAGTGAAGAAACCCGGACTGCCGGTACCGGTGGGAGAGCCGGCGATTAACCCGGTTCCACGGGCTATGATTGAAAAGGAAATAACTTCGGTATTGCCTCCCGGACGGGGAGTAGAGGTTACTATTAGCGCTCCGGGCGGGGAGGTAATTGCCCGACGCACGCTCAACCCCCGGTTGGGAATTGAGGGCGGGATATCCATCTTAGGTACGAGCGGGCTGGTAGAGCCCATGTCGGAAGAAGCCTTCAAATACTCACTGGTTGGACAGATCCGGGTAGCAGTAGCACTAGGACTGCGGCGGTTGCTTCTGACTCCCGGCCGACGGGGACAGCAACTGGCCATTGAAAGATATGGGGTGAAGGCAGACGCAGTAGTACAGATGAGCAATTTCGTAGGTTTTATGCTGGAGCAGTGTGTCAAAGAAGGAGTAAAGGAAATTGTTCTTTTCGGCCACGTCGGTAAAATTGGGAAAGTAGCGGCAGGAATCTTCCACACTCATAACCGGGTGGCTGACGGAAGAAAGGAAACCATTGCTGCTTATGCTGCCTTGGAGGGAGCAACGCCAGAGGTTATCAAGAACATTTTACAGGCCAATACCACAGAAACCATAATCGATATACTTAACCACTATAATTTAGAACGGGTTTTTTCCCATCTAGCCGAGGAGGCCAGCCGTCGGGCCCGTCAGTATATTTGGGGGGAATTGGAAGTAGGTACCGTGCTGGTTGACAGGGAAGGCGAGATTCTAGGTTATGATGAGCAGGCCGTTACCATAGGGAGGCGAACGGGTTGGTTTCGAAAATACTGGTCGTAG
- the cobU gene encoding bifunctional adenosylcobinamide kinase/adenosylcobinamide-phosphate guanylyltransferase: MVRGKLIFVTGGARSGKSSYAERMAAELGEKVVYLATAQARDEEMKRRIATHKARRPAHWVTIEEPLAVAEVIRQQGPRTEVILLDCLTVLVSNLLLQEENKYQTEETAEENEVRILNTIDDMITAARESPCHVIVVSNEVGMGVVPPYPMGRLYRDLIGKANQMVAEAADEVFFLVSGIPLKIKG; this comes from the coding sequence GTGGTCAGGGGAAAGCTTATTTTCGTTACCGGCGGAGCGCGTAGCGGAAAAAGCTCTTACGCTGAAAGGATGGCGGCCGAATTAGGAGAAAAGGTTGTGTACCTGGCAACTGCTCAGGCAAGGGACGAAGAAATGAAACGACGAATAGCAACCCATAAAGCCAGAAGACCGGCCCACTGGGTCACCATAGAAGAACCCTTAGCGGTGGCCGAAGTAATTCGACAGCAGGGTCCCCGGACTGAAGTGATCTTACTGGATTGCTTGACCGTACTGGTATCTAATCTTCTACTGCAGGAAGAGAACAAATACCAAACAGAAGAAACCGCCGAAGAGAATGAAGTCCGGATCCTAAATACCATAGATGACATGATAACAGCCGCTCGAGAAAGCCCTTGCCATGTCATCGTGGTAAGCAACGAAGTGGGGATGGGAGTGGTGCCGCCTTATCCCATGGGGCGGCTCTACCGGGATTTAATCGGCAAAGCCAACCAAATGGTAGCGGAGGCTGCCGACGAGGTGTTTTTTCTAGTTTCTGGTATCCCTTTAAAAATTAAGGGGTAA
- a CDS encoding translation initiation factor 2 → MDCPRCKSMKLRLQELEERVNHLRVSRRVLINLLEKVEREKSQLKERLEKENRRLLRTNVRYAHSLWQKNRRIRELEMKLVENQNNPG, encoded by the coding sequence ATGGACTGTCCCCGTTGCAAAAGTATGAAGCTAAGATTGCAGGAGCTGGAAGAGAGGGTAAATCATTTACGGGTTAGCAGGAGAGTCTTAATCAATCTGCTGGAAAAGGTAGAAAGAGAAAAAAGCCAACTTAAAGAGAGGTTAGAAAAAGAGAATAGAAGACTGTTGCGAACCAATGTTCGTTACGCCCATTCTTTATGGCAGAAAAACCGCAGGATAAGGGAACTGGAAATGAAACTTGTCGAGAATCAAAATAATCCTGGGTAA
- a CDS encoding LL-diaminopimelate aminotransferase has translation MRLARRLEGLTSAIFSEMDDWRRRVASQGIDVINLSIGSPDQPPPEHIVRVLAEEVTKPGNFGYALTDGIQEFRQAVSQWYERRFGVVVDPSTEVLALMGSQDGLAHIYFAFIDPGDIALIPDPGYPVYTAGILLAGGTKYPLPLLAENNFLPRLDQIPPDVARKAKLMIINYPNNPVAAVADLEFFQEVVDFAKEYDIVVCHDLAYSELAFDGYRPPSFLQVPGAKEVGVEFHSLSKTYNMAGCRIGFVAGNRDVIKALSLIKSNIDFGIFKPIQLAGVSALTGSQEWVKGMVSKYAKRRDVLVDGLREIGWQVPKPKASMFVWAPLPPGFTSSREFAIDLVQKTGVVVVPGIAFGERGEGYVRMALVCEEDRLREAVARIAKAYSF, from the coding sequence ATGCGGCTTGCCCGACGACTAGAAGGATTAACTTCCGCCATTTTTTCGGAAATGGATGATTGGCGAAGAAGGGTTGCCTCCCAGGGCATTGACGTAATTAACCTGAGCATTGGAAGCCCTGACCAGCCTCCACCCGAGCATATTGTTCGTGTGCTGGCAGAGGAAGTTACGAAACCTGGAAATTTCGGATATGCCCTTACCGACGGGATACAGGAATTCCGACAGGCGGTAAGCCAATGGTATGAACGCCGGTTTGGAGTAGTCGTAGACCCTTCCACGGAGGTATTGGCCCTTATGGGTTCTCAAGACGGGCTGGCTCATATTTATTTTGCCTTTATAGATCCGGGAGATATTGCCTTGATTCCTGACCCCGGCTATCCCGTTTATACCGCGGGTATCCTTTTAGCTGGCGGTACCAAGTATCCCTTGCCCCTGCTGGCGGAAAATAACTTTCTGCCCCGTTTGGATCAAATTCCTCCGGATGTAGCCCGGAAGGCGAAATTGATGATTATTAATTATCCAAATAATCCCGTTGCTGCGGTGGCTGACCTAGAGTTTTTCCAGGAGGTTGTCGATTTTGCTAAAGAGTATGATATTGTCGTATGTCATGATTTAGCTTATTCCGAGTTGGCTTTTGATGGTTACCGGCCGCCCAGCTTCTTACAGGTTCCGGGAGCAAAAGAGGTAGGAGTTGAGTTTCATTCTCTTTCCAAGACCTACAACATGGCTGGATGCCGTATTGGTTTTGTAGCCGGGAACCGGGACGTAATCAAAGCGTTGTCGCTGATTAAGTCCAACATAGACTTTGGGATTTTCAAACCAATTCAGTTAGCAGGCGTATCCGCCTTAACCGGTTCCCAAGAGTGGGTTAAGGGAATGGTAAGCAAATATGCGAAGCGTAGGGACGTTTTAGTGGATGGTCTGCGGGAGATTGGGTGGCAAGTGCCGAAACCTAAGGCCTCTATGTTTGTTTGGGCTCCGTTGCCTCCGGGTTTTACCTCTTCCAGGGAATTTGCCATTGATCTGGTACAGAAGACCGGAGTTGTGGTGGTGCCTGGGATTGCTTTTGGTGAAAGAGGAGAAGGGTATGTAAGAATGGCCCTTGTATGTGAAGAGGATAGACTTCGCGAAGCGGTAGCACGTATTGCCAAAGCCTATAGCTTCTAA
- a CDS encoding PHP domain-containing protein, whose amino-acid sequence MGTVDLHVHTTASDGTMTPTEVVEEALKLGLRGIAITDHDTTEGIEEACQAASGKSLLVIPGVEISTEWQEREVHLLGYWIDFKQEWFQAQLRVIREGRERRIKAMVQKLNSLGYPVSYSRVEELAGEGSIGRPHVAQALVEKGYVADIGEAFEIFIGKGRPAYVPRMKLEPQEAVRLIIRAGGVPVLAHPGLIGDDALIPPLLEAGLRGLEASYPEHSPETESHYRELAAKYGLIATGGSDFHGYLRGCHLGESGVPYKIIKVLEELKEMS is encoded by the coding sequence ATGGGGACGGTAGACCTGCACGTCCATACAACTGCTTCCGACGGTACTATGACTCCTACGGAGGTTGTAGAGGAAGCTTTGAAACTAGGGTTGAGAGGCATAGCGATTACAGATCACGATACGACTGAGGGGATTGAGGAAGCTTGCCAGGCCGCTTCAGGCAAATCTCTGCTGGTCATTCCCGGTGTAGAAATCAGTACGGAATGGCAAGAGCGGGAAGTCCACCTGTTGGGTTACTGGATAGATTTTAAGCAAGAATGGTTTCAGGCCCAACTTCGAGTTATTCGGGAAGGCAGGGAACGACGGATTAAGGCCATGGTCCAAAAGCTAAATTCCTTGGGCTACCCTGTATCTTATAGCCGAGTTGAGGAACTGGCCGGCGAAGGTTCGATAGGCCGACCTCATGTGGCACAGGCATTGGTGGAAAAAGGTTATGTTGCCGATATAGGGGAGGCTTTTGAGATATTCATTGGGAAAGGACGGCCTGCCTACGTTCCGCGGATGAAATTGGAACCGCAGGAGGCAGTAAGACTTATTATCAGAGCCGGTGGCGTACCGGTTTTGGCTCATCCAGGCCTCATAGGCGATGACGCGTTGATTCCTCCCCTGCTGGAGGCAGGCCTCAGAGGTTTGGAAGCATCTTACCCTGAACATTCGCCAGAAACAGAATCCCATTATCGGGAGCTGGCGGCCAAGTACGGATTGATAGCTACAGGGGGATCGGATTTTCACGGGTATTTACGCGGTTGTCATCTGGGAGAAAGTGGTGTACCATATAAGATAATAAAAGTATTGGAAGAACTGAAGGAGATGAGTTAG